The DNA region AGCCCTCGGCGAGACCGGGGCGATTCGGCGGGGCCTCATGATCGGCAACATCTCCGACGACGGGCGCACGCTGTACCTCATCCCCAAGGCCACGCACGAACTGCTGACCAAGCTGGCCGGGGCCGATGGCTTCGGACTCGACGACCGGGCGCTCAACGACAGGCTTGGCGAAGCGGGCGTGATTCACAGCCAGGCCGAAGAGGGACAGATGCGGCGCACCATCAAAACCCGGATCGGGAACGCCCGGCCCCGGCGGCTGCACGTGAGTGTTTCGGTGCTGGAAAACGGCCCGGCCCCTGTGCGGCCCCTGTCCGATTCTGGCAAAGGGGCCGGGAAAGGGGCCGGATTTCAAGGCCCTGACCAGCGCGAACGCGGCGCGGCCCCGGTGGCCCCTGTGGCCCCTGTAAAAAACGCACTCTCTGCAAAAAAGGGGGACAGCGTCCATCGGTCGTTCATCAGTGATCGGGTGGCCGCCGCGCTGACCGAAGCTGGCGGGGACCGGGCCGCAGCGGCTCAGGCGCTGATCGCCAGGGCCATCCCGGACGCCATGGACCTGTTCGACGCCACCCGCGCCGGTGCCCGCTACGACCACACCGCCCACCCCGCCGAGCCCGACATTCTGCGCAAGCCTGCCAAGGGTGCCGCGAACGCCATCTGGGAGGCGCGGCCCAAGTGGACCAACCCCCGCACTCCGGCTGATGCCGAAATCCAGCCGCTGGACGTCAACGCCGCCTACCTGTCCGCGATGACCACCCACCTGCCAATCGGGGCGCTTCAGCACGACGACAGCGGCACATTCGACCCGAAGCGCTCCGGGGTCTACGAGATCACCCCCGGACCCTGGGACCACGACGGGCTGCCCAACCCGCTGGGTTCCCGCGACATGCCAGGGCGGGTGTGGGTGACCCGCCCGACGCTCCAACTGCTGACCGATCTGTCCACTGGCCGCTACGGCGCGCTGTGCCCGGCCCCGGTGATCCACCAGTCCTGGACCAGCGGTTCGAGCGAGGCCCTGCTGCGGCCCCTCAAGGAGACCTTGCGCGACGCCCGGGCCGACGCCATCGACAGCGGTGACGAGGTAGCCCTGACCTACATCAAGGCCATGTACTCGAAGTTCGTGTCCACGATGGCCAAGTCCAGCCGGTACAACCACGACCTTGAGCGCACAGACTGGGGCCACATCATCCGGGCACAGGCTCATGCGAACCTGTGGCGGCGGGCGCACAAGGCCCACACCGCCGGGCTGTGGGTGCACCGGCTCACCGGCGTGGACGAGCTGCACGTGGCCGGTGACTGGCGGCAGGTCTGGCCCGAGGGCCGGGGCCTGGGCCAGATGAAGCCCAAGGGTGACACCTACCGCGCCGAATCGGGGCTGTGATGGGCGGAAAGATCACCGGCGGACTCGGCGCATCAGGCATCCCCGGCGGAAAGGCCATCGCCGAACGGCTCACCGAACTCGCTCATGGGGTCAAGTCGCCGGTCGATACCGACCGCGGCTTGGCCGCCCGCCTGCGGTACCTGACCAAATCCTCAGCCGGATACGACGCCATGACCGCGGCCGGGATCGACGTCACCCCCCGCACCCTCATGTCCTGGCTGGCAGAGGAGCGCACCCCGAACCGGGCCAACCTGGCGAAGATCGACGCCGCCTATACCGACCTGCACAACCGGAACATGGCCGCCTCGCTGAAAAAGCGGCTCGACAACAGCGGGCGCGGCACCCGGATCGAGATCCATCCCGTCGACCAGACCGCCGTGCTGCCAGGACATCAGCGCGAACTCCAGATCAGAAAGGTGAACATCCGCCCGCCCGACTGGGGTCAGCTGGTCGACCAGTGGGCCGCAGGCGACATCGACGCCATGAACGACACCTGGCAAGTCCTCGCCGCCGACTCCCTCGGCACCGACTGGAACGCCTACAACGTGGTGGACCACATCGGTTTCGGAGCCTGACCAACCGCTCAACGATCCCCGGCGTGCGAGAGCGCGCCGGGGATCACTTCTCTCTGCCTGCTGGATACTGTTATGAGCACATTCGCTCATGCGCGCACTCGCGCGCTATCGACCCTGGGGCAGGCTCATGGAATTGACCGTAGGCAACCTCAAAGGTGGGGTGGGCAAGACCATCACCTCCGTGCACCTGGCGCACGCCCTGGCCCAGGACGGCCGCACCCTACTGATCAACACCGACCCGCAGCGCACCGCCGCGAAATGGGCCGAGATGGCCATGGCGCGCGACGGCTGGCCCGAAGACTGCGTGGTGATCACCCTGACCAACGCCAAGACCCTGGTCCGCCAGGTCAAAGCCATGCGCCGCGACTACGACCACATCATCATCGACACCCCGCCGAGCCGGAACCCCGACAACCTCACCACCCCCGAATCCGAAATCCTCACCGCCGCGATCATGGCCACCGGGCACCTACTGGTGCCGACCTCACCAGCGACCGGAGAGCTGGCCGAGATCCGCGACACGTTCACCCTCGCGACCCAAGTGGACCTGCTGCGGCCGGTGCTGGCATCGGTGCTGTTGCTCGACGTAGACCTGCGATCCAAGGCCGATCGGCAGTACGCCCGCGAGATCCTGGAGGAATTCGACTTCCCCGTGCTGCGGGCACAGGTTCCCTCACGCAACAGCCTCAAGCACTCGTTCGGCACTCTCCCCGATGTGAGCGGACCGTATGCCGATGTGCTCGCCGAAATTCTCGACAACCACGCCAACTGGGATGGGGAATGACCATGGCACGAACCAGCGGACGGCCCAGCGGGCGCGGAAAAGGCAGCAGCGACAGCGCGGCCGGGGTGATGAAAGACCTCTTCGACACCAAAGTGCCGGCCGAATCCGCCGACGAACCCGAGATCGACGAGCGACCGGCCATGCGGCGGCGCTCGGACAAGAAGAAGGTCCA from Nocardia higoensis includes:
- a CDS encoding ParA family protein gives rise to the protein MRALARYRPWGRLMELTVGNLKGGVGKTITSVHLAHALAQDGRTLLINTDPQRTAAKWAEMAMARDGWPEDCVVITLTNAKTLVRQVKAMRRDYDHIIIDTPPSRNPDNLTTPESEILTAAIMATGHLLVPTSPATGELAEIRDTFTLATQVDLLRPVLASVLLLDVDLRSKADRQYAREILEEFDFPVLRAQVPSRNSLKHSFGTLPDVSGPYADVLAEILDNHANWDGE